The following coding sequences lie in one Vitis vinifera cultivar Pinot Noir 40024 chromosome 19, ASM3070453v1 genomic window:
- the LOC100252144 gene encoding sodium/calcium exchanger NCL: protein MATTASGSVLLLLLLAAGAAVDGRVISNRTLSTDLVSDDFHDHRNGSPYLLLRSFSAVSASDSCDQTYGFMPCTTTIVGNLFLIVVYGYLMFLAATYLSSGSELLLEILGPGLVGGLIVPILGALPDAILILVSGLSGSTETAQSQVSVGMGLLAGSTVILLTIMWGSCVIVGKCDLQDSVAKDLQDTKGFSLTGSGVSTDIWTSYAAIIMVISVIPFIIVQLPQVLHSTSARRLAVLIALIVSLILLITYCLYQVFQPWIQKRRLAYAKHKHVISGLLKHLRMHTLGKLLTEEGEPNEEIIRKLFHSIDENHDGNLSKAELRPLIVGIQFEEIDLDRNEAVDKVMSDFDTSNDQFVDEGEFVKGISRWITEAKRYEGSGPDAGPNSSSILDAFHRGTKREHNRLEGYQSDEVVEAVENPKWITFKAVMMLLLGTLIAAVFADPLVDAVDNFSDATSIPTFFISFIALPLATSSEAVSAIIFASRKKRRTTSLTFSVLYGAVTMNNVLCLSVFLALVYVRGLTWDFSSEVLVILIVCVVMGVFASFRTTFPLWTSFVALLLYPFSLALVYVLDYVLGWS, encoded by the exons ATGGCCACCACCGCTTCCGGCTCCGTCCTCCTTCTTCTGCTCCTCGCCGCCGGAGCTGCCGTCGACGGCAGAGTCATAAGCAACCGCACATTGTCCACCGACCTAGTCTCTGATGACTTCCACGACCACCGCAATGGCTCGCCTTATCTTCTTCTCAGGTCATTTTCCGCCGTTTCAGCCTCGGATTCATGTGACCAGACGTACGGATTCATGCCCTGCACAACGACAATAGTGGGTAACCTCTTCCTCATCGTGGTCTATGGTTACCTCATGTTCCTCGCCGCAACCTATCTTTCCTCCGGCAGTGAGCTCCTGCTTGAAATCTTGGGCCCTGGCCTGGTCGGTGGCCTCATCGTTCCCATACTCGGCGCTCTTCCCGATGCCATTCTTATCCTTG TATCTGGACTTTCTGGAAGTACAGAAACTGCACAGAGTCAGGTCTCTGTAGGAATGGGGTTGCTTGCTGGATCAACTGTAATACTCCTTACAATAATGTGGGGATCTTGTGTTATTGTTGGCAAGTGTGACCTTCAGGATTCAGTTGCCAAAGACTTGCAAGATACCAAAGGATTTAGCCTAACCG GTTCTGGTGTTAGTACCGATATCTGGACTAGTTACGCTGCAATCATCATGGTGATATCAGTCATCCCATTTATCATTGTCCAACTACCTCAAGTTCTACATTCAACTTCAGCAAGACGCTTAGCAGTCTTGATTGCGCTTATTGTCTCCCTTATATTATTGATTACTTATTGCTTGTACCAG GTTTTTCAGCCTTGGATACAAAAGAGACGACTTGCTTATGCAAAGCATAAACATGTAATATCTGGACTTCTTAAACATTTAAGAATGCACACACTAGGAAAGCTCCTAACAGAGGAGGGTGAACCTAATGAAGAAATTATAAGAAA GCTTTTTCATTCAATTGATGAGAATCACGATGGGAACCTTTCAAAAGCCGAATTAAGACCATTGATTGTAGGAATTCAGTTTGAGGAGATAGACTTGGATAGGAATGAGGCTGTGGACAAAGTGATGAGTGATTTCGATACATCCAATGATCAGTTTGTTGATGAGGGAGAGTTTGTCAAAGGAATTTCAAGATGGATTACGGAAGCAAAGCGTTATGAGGGTTCTGGTCCTGATGCTGGTCCTAATTCATCAAGTATTTTAGATGCTTTTCACAGG GGAACAAAGAGAGAGCACAATCGTTTGGAGGGGTATCAAAGTGATGAGGTGGTTGAGGCTGTGGAAAACCCGAAGTGGATTACCTTTAAAGCAGTGATGATGTTGTTGTTGGGAACTCTTATTGCAGCTGTATTTGCTGATCCCCTTGTAGATGCTGTTGACAACTTCTCTGATGCTACGAGCATTCCTACCTTCTTCATCTCATTTATTGCACTGCCCTTGGCTACCTCCAGTGAGGCAGTTTCAGCAATTATCTTTGCTAGCCGCAAAAAGAGAAGGACTACGTCTTTGACATTTTCAGTG TTATATGGGGCGGTAACAATGAATAATGTCCTTTGCCTGTCAGTCTTTTTAGCCCTCGTTTATGTTAGGGGATTAACATGGGACTTCTCATCAGAGGTGCTGGTCATTCTCATAGTTTGCGTTGTGATGGGCGTTTTTGCCAGTTTCCGCACCACCTTCCCTCTCTGGACATCTTTTGTAGCTCTCTTGCTATACCCTTTCTCCCTGGCACTGGTTTATGTTTTGGACTATGTCCTTGGCTGGTCATAG